In Mongoliitalea daihaiensis, one DNA window encodes the following:
- the porU gene encoding type IX secretion system sortase PorU — MRRSVTVYFLLFMCWVNSLAQELYMKFPITAEGMYAISMDDLRQHGFNNISEVGIFGQHGPLNQVLTEDFKEPHQLPSQVIGNRLVFYAQGPHRVEASANTLHIQSNPYTDTLFYWVGRTTQPQRISSAAQANASLPVINQLAFIQFRKWQEDNILNSGRNWYSRPFFGGQTFNFSMPLSSKMGNTHELFIHYLGQAVAENRFHISVAGQNFETFPIPPIPNTTYGIKGIEGLYQRMVTYSGNELQVRTRYESSDFNGAGFLDFAILSSQVSVANLSNAVYLHRGNLARLTPDGNRLFWKINSNFEVHSISEDAEVKPLDKIASYQENQIPLIRNFQPVNLSSRTAHQNASLLIITHPLLQNQANRLANHKISKGIQTAVVLIQDVFDGYAYGNRDVTGIRNFIADKYQNGGNLKNVLFLGKGTYDYKGIFRGRPNLVPIYTSRNSLNPLMTYSSDDYFGMIAFGIGFWEESPAGDAPMQIGVGRIPAINAREAREAVDKIINYENVDQALGPWKSQLAFVADDGDNNIHITDSENHIRYLEQNHPEFSIQKIYLDRFEQIEDASNRQRSPEAQEAFRKSIENGVLFLNFIGHGNENTLTAEEIFTVSQLNDWRRHPHLPLIITATCEFGRHDSPLLRSAAEEMIFAEGKGALGLLTTGRPVFSSINFRLNSAFIQAVFKQDEGEWRDLGTIFKLTKNNSLNGSLNRNFSLLGDPSLTLALPDLRTSTERIVDINLNSEISKISGGQLIAIEGIIEDPLTGAQLTHQKGEFNLQILDRPKEFTTLGDENPTITLQERTNALFQGKGLIVDGKFRSEVFIPTHMEESLAKGQIRIFATLENGMEAFGSDAITLEGSMRNSSDTEGPQILLKFGLEEDPTLRSFETAFIPLLIELEDESGINVLFTNPAKNIVLDINGERQEILNASFQALNNQFQKGTVRTALRGLRDGTNTVKVEAWDNVGNQSIIQTTIEIKNTNVLKIIDLVNYPNPTITHSRFKIVQNRPGENLILILRVYSLMGQEIITEQRRYIGAEFVIDDLEWKFFQTETKFPAKGTYIYNLQLISERDGSSDTRSGKILIK; from the coding sequence ATGCGCCGTAGTGTAACAGTTTATTTTTTATTATTCATGTGTTGGGTTAATAGCCTAGCACAAGAACTGTATATGAAATTTCCTATTACAGCAGAAGGGATGTACGCCATCTCAATGGATGATTTACGGCAACATGGTTTCAATAATATTTCAGAAGTTGGAATCTTTGGTCAACATGGACCATTGAATCAAGTACTTACGGAAGATTTTAAAGAACCACATCAACTACCTAGTCAAGTTATTGGAAACCGTCTTGTCTTTTATGCACAAGGTCCGCACCGTGTAGAAGCCTCTGCCAACACACTCCATATCCAAAGCAATCCCTACACAGATACTCTTTTTTATTGGGTTGGTAGGACGACGCAGCCTCAGCGCATCAGTTCAGCCGCACAAGCAAATGCTAGCCTTCCTGTGATCAATCAGCTTGCCTTTATTCAATTTAGGAAATGGCAAGAAGATAACATCCTTAACTCTGGAAGAAATTGGTATTCCCGACCTTTTTTCGGTGGTCAAACATTTAATTTTAGCATGCCCCTTTCCAGTAAAATGGGGAATACGCATGAACTGTTTATCCACTACCTTGGACAAGCAGTAGCTGAAAACCGGTTTCATATCAGCGTAGCTGGACAAAATTTTGAAACGTTCCCTATTCCACCAATTCCCAATACCACCTATGGTATCAAAGGAATCGAGGGCTTGTATCAACGAATGGTTACCTATTCCGGAAATGAACTTCAAGTGAGAACACGCTACGAGTCTTCTGACTTCAATGGAGCCGGCTTTTTAGATTTTGCCATCCTATCCTCGCAGGTTTCAGTGGCCAATCTTTCCAATGCAGTTTACCTACACCGTGGAAATTTAGCTAGACTTACTCCTGATGGAAACAGACTATTTTGGAAAATAAACTCAAATTTTGAAGTTCACAGCATTTCTGAAGATGCAGAAGTAAAGCCTCTGGATAAAATTGCAAGTTATCAGGAAAATCAAATCCCACTCATTCGTAATTTTCAACCCGTAAATCTATCGAGTAGGACTGCTCATCAAAATGCATCTCTTTTAATCATTACGCACCCCCTGCTCCAAAATCAGGCTAATCGACTTGCCAACCATAAAATCAGTAAGGGCATACAGACTGCTGTTGTTTTGATTCAGGACGTTTTTGACGGCTATGCCTATGGAAACAGAGATGTTACAGGCATTCGCAATTTTATTGCGGACAAGTACCAAAATGGTGGAAACCTAAAAAACGTATTGTTTTTAGGTAAAGGCACGTATGATTATAAAGGGATTTTCCGTGGAAGACCCAATCTTGTACCTATATACACATCAAGAAATAGCTTGAATCCTTTGATGACCTACAGTTCTGATGACTATTTCGGGATGATTGCATTCGGAATTGGGTTTTGGGAAGAGTCTCCAGCAGGAGATGCTCCTATGCAAATTGGAGTTGGGAGAATTCCAGCCATCAATGCCCGGGAAGCACGAGAGGCAGTAGATAAAATCATCAACTATGAAAACGTAGATCAGGCTTTGGGGCCTTGGAAAAGCCAGCTAGCATTTGTAGCGGATGACGGAGACAACAACATACACATCACAGATTCCGAAAATCATATTCGGTATTTGGAACAAAACCATCCCGAATTTTCAATTCAGAAAATATACTTAGACCGATTCGAGCAAATTGAAGACGCGTCCAACCGTCAACGTTCTCCCGAAGCTCAGGAAGCCTTCCGCAAATCCATAGAAAATGGAGTCTTATTCCTGAATTTTATAGGTCACGGCAATGAAAACACCCTGACAGCAGAAGAAATATTTACTGTCTCCCAACTTAATGACTGGAGAAGGCATCCACATTTGCCTCTAATTATCACAGCCACCTGCGAATTTGGAAGGCATGACAGTCCTCTGCTCCGCTCTGCAGCAGAAGAAATGATCTTTGCAGAAGGAAAAGGTGCTTTAGGGCTTCTTACTACGGGAAGGCCTGTGTTTTCTTCCATCAACTTTCGATTGAATAGTGCCTTTATTCAAGCAGTATTTAAGCAAGATGAGGGTGAATGGAGAGATTTAGGAACCATATTCAAACTTACCAAAAACAATAGTTTAAATGGCTCTCTAAATAGGAATTTCTCACTTTTAGGTGACCCTTCCTTAACATTGGCTCTCCCCGATCTTCGTACTAGTACTGAACGGATAGTGGATATCAATCTGAATTCGGAAATTTCCAAAATTTCGGGAGGGCAACTCATAGCCATCGAAGGAATCATAGAAGATCCACTTACAGGGGCACAGTTAACTCACCAAAAAGGTGAATTTAATCTCCAAATATTGGACAGACCCAAAGAGTTTACTACACTTGGAGATGAGAACCCGACCATCACCTTACAAGAACGCACCAATGCCCTCTTCCAAGGAAAAGGATTGATTGTTGATGGAAAATTCCGCTCGGAGGTTTTCATTCCTACGCATATGGAAGAATCTTTGGCAAAAGGACAAATCAGAATCTTTGCAACCTTAGAAAATGGCATGGAGGCATTTGGTTCAGATGCCATTACCCTGGAAGGCAGCATGAGAAATTCTTCTGACACTGAGGGACCTCAAATCTTATTGAAATTTGGATTGGAAGAAGACCCTACTCTCCGTAGTTTTGAGACAGCATTTATCCCTTTACTCATAGAATTAGAAGACGAAAGTGGAATCAATGTGTTGTTTACCAATCCTGCAAAAAATATTGTCCTCGATATTAACGGCGAACGACAAGAAATATTGAACGCATCGTTCCAAGCATTAAATAATCAGTTTCAAAAAGGCACCGTTAGAACAGCTTTGCGTGGTCTGCGAGACGGTACCAACACGGTAAAAGTTGAGGCTTGGGATAATGTCGGGAATCAGTCCATTATTCAAACAACAATAGAAATTAAAAATACAAATGTATTGAAAATCATTGACTTAGTGAATTATCCTAATCCAACGATTACTCATAGCAGATTTAAAATTGTACAAAATCGTCCAGGAGAAAACCTAATTCTAATCTTACGTGTTTATTCTTTGATGGGGCAAGAAATAATAACAGAGCAAAGGCGTTATATTGGAGCAGAATTTGTAATTGATGATTTGGAATGGAAATTTTTCCAAACAGAAACAAAATTTCCAGCAAAAGGGACTTATATTTACAACTTACAGCTGATATCTGAACGCGACGGCAGTTCGGACACTAGGTCTGGAAAAATACTGATTAAATGA